The following are encoded in a window of Cupriavidus oxalaticus genomic DNA:
- the coaBC gene encoding bifunctional phosphopantothenoylcysteine decarboxylase/phosphopantothenate--cysteine ligase CoaBC, giving the protein MDLRGKHIVLGLTGGIACYKSAELVRLLTKAGATVQVAMTEAATHFITPVTMQALSGRPVFLSQWDARIDNNMAHIDLSREADAIVIAPASTDFMARLANGLCDDLLSTLCIARDCPLLVAPAMNRQMWAAPATQRNAAQLRADGVTILGPGSGDQACGEVGDGRMLEPEELLDDIIAFFQPKPLQGKRVLITAGPTFEAIDPVRGITNLSSGKMGFSIARAAREAGAEVLLVAGPTGLQTPRGVVRTDVRSAQQMHDAVLAQLPGADVFVAVAAVADWRPAEVARQKLKKANDTDTPTLQFVQNPDILATVAARTDAPYCVGFAAESENLEQYGEQKRQRKGVPLLVGNIGHHTFGLDDNEIVLFDAAGMTRLPRADKLSLARQLVAAIGQRLPGRSRP; this is encoded by the coding sequence GCCATGACCGAGGCGGCGACGCACTTCATTACCCCGGTGACGATGCAGGCGCTGTCCGGCCGGCCGGTGTTCCTGTCGCAGTGGGACGCCCGCATCGACAACAACATGGCGCACATCGACCTCTCGCGCGAGGCCGACGCCATCGTCATCGCTCCCGCTTCCACCGACTTCATGGCGCGCCTGGCCAACGGCCTGTGCGACGACCTGCTGAGCACGCTGTGCATCGCGCGCGATTGCCCGCTGCTGGTGGCGCCGGCGATGAACCGCCAGATGTGGGCCGCGCCGGCAACCCAGCGCAACGCCGCGCAGCTGCGCGCCGACGGCGTGACCATCCTGGGGCCCGGCAGCGGCGACCAGGCCTGCGGCGAGGTCGGCGACGGCCGCATGCTCGAGCCGGAAGAACTGCTCGACGACATCATCGCCTTCTTCCAGCCCAAGCCGCTGCAAGGCAAGCGCGTGCTGATCACCGCCGGGCCGACCTTCGAGGCAATCGATCCCGTGCGCGGCATCACCAACCTGTCGTCGGGCAAGATGGGCTTCTCGATCGCGCGCGCGGCGCGCGAGGCCGGCGCCGAAGTCCTGCTGGTGGCCGGGCCGACCGGCCTGCAGACGCCGCGCGGCGTGGTGCGCACCGACGTGCGCAGCGCGCAGCAGATGCACGACGCGGTGCTGGCGCAGCTGCCCGGCGCCGATGTCTTCGTCGCGGTGGCCGCGGTAGCCGACTGGCGCCCCGCCGAGGTCGCCCGGCAGAAGCTGAAGAAAGCCAACGACACCGACACGCCCACGCTGCAGTTCGTGCAGAACCCCGACATCCTTGCCACCGTGGCCGCGCGCACGGATGCGCCCTACTGCGTCGGCTTCGCCGCGGAGAGCGAGAACCTCGAGCAGTACGGCGAACAGAAGCGCCAGCGCAAGGGCGTGCCGCTGCTGGTCGGCAATATCGGCCACCACACCTTTGGCCTGGACGACAACGAGATCGTGCTGTTCGATGCCGCCGGCATGACGCGGCTGCCGCGCGCCGACAAGCTGTCGCTGGCGCGCCAGCTGGTTGCCGCCATCGGCCAGCGCCTGCCGGGGCGCTCGCGCCCCTGA